A stretch of Limisphaerales bacterium DNA encodes these proteins:
- a CDS encoding prepilin-type N-terminal cleavage/methylation domain-containing protein → MRHHSISVNKNKALSRERRGFTLVEMVVVLAIAIGLMAIMLPALKGLRGDKYSLSATTQLIADFNNARLEAINGGSPVYVVFMPKFPSNVDALSDEEKTYFQNNQLANQQLGGQLISYAFFAEYALGDNLGQPSRRWVSDWKYLPEGAYLPSGMLGQLKQANVNSPEPLLRVPHLGNDAQVDLKWHLPYIGFDARGRLLGVKPATPDSKGVVIRLVEGGVLPPEKRANGAYLLGPSDEPLTTAKVQNSILINYLTGRPNTMGVTTVPPAMKAVTVKVIFFSNRAWKGGGEGMAKAISDWAGINNAQYNANWGGAYRNNNDRWELRQGARAPVVISGITASLANKLLHELQKTDPSVDLLIE, encoded by the coding sequence ATGAGACACCACTCCATCAGCGTGAACAAGAATAAGGCCCTCAGCCGGGAGCGAAGGGGTTTCACGCTGGTGGAGATGGTGGTGGTCTTAGCCATTGCCATCGGTCTCATGGCCATCATGCTTCCCGCGCTCAAGGGATTGCGTGGAGATAAATATTCCCTCAGCGCCACGACTCAATTGATCGCTGATTTCAATAACGCGCGCCTCGAGGCCATCAATGGCGGTTCACCGGTATATGTGGTTTTTATGCCGAAGTTTCCTAGTAATGTTGACGCCTTGAGCGATGAGGAGAAAACTTATTTCCAAAATAATCAATTGGCCAATCAACAACTTGGTGGGCAACTCATTTCCTACGCGTTTTTTGCGGAGTATGCGCTGGGTGATAATCTCGGCCAACCCAGTCGTCGGTGGGTGAGCGATTGGAAATATCTGCCCGAAGGGGCTTATCTGCCCAGCGGAATGTTAGGCCAACTCAAACAGGCGAACGTGAACAGCCCTGAACCTCTATTGCGAGTGCCGCACTTGGGCAATGATGCTCAGGTGGATCTCAAATGGCATTTGCCTTATATCGGGTTTGATGCTCGCGGGCGGTTGTTGGGGGTAAAGCCCGCCACTCCTGACTCGAAGGGGGTGGTCATTCGTTTGGTGGAGGGCGGCGTGCTGCCGCCAGAAAAGCGCGCCAATGGTGCCTATCTTTTAGGTCCGTCTGATGAGCCGCTGACAACGGCAAAAGTGCAAAACAGCATTCTGATTAATTACCTCACCGGCCGCCCCAACACGATGGGGGTGACCACGGTTCCCCCGGCGATGAAGGCGGTGACGGTTAAAGTGATCTTCTTTTCCAATCGCGCCTGGAAAGGCGGCGGCGAAGGCATGGCCAAAGCCATCTCGGATTGGGCTGGCATCAACAATGCGCAGTACAATGCAAATTGGGGGGGGGCGTATCGGAATAACAACGATCGATGGGAACTCCGCCAAGGGGCACGAGCCCCGGTGGTGATTTCAGGGATCACCGCCAGTTTGGCCAATAAATTACTGCACGAACTGCAGAAGACGGATCCTTCAGTTGATTTGCTAATTGAGTAA
- a CDS encoding prepilin-type N-terminal cleavage/methylation domain-containing protein: MKSNSNPSTATLTLRGFTLVEMLVVVAIIAILVTITVPFVTRAMTKSKVATARTDMVNLKGAIQSYQNDYSRFPSARGAAANLKGGDLTFHLPIGRKHADGSPQDAGDWPNPPQTPDNSVVMAILMAIDHGANKNHGRNPKKTTYLTPKTADDAYSAGVGPDGVFRDPFGNPYVISVDLAGDGNVADLFYRETGVSKSASIGLVRNVKNTTEEEYVLRGSVMIWSPGPDRQVNSKAAALDKENTDNILGWR; this comes from the coding sequence ATGAAATCCAACTCGAATCCATCCACGGCCACCCTCACCCTCCGCGGCTTCACGCTGGTGGAAATGCTCGTCGTGGTCGCCATCATCGCCATTTTGGTGACCATCACTGTGCCTTTTGTTACACGCGCGATGACCAAATCCAAAGTAGCAACTGCCCGTACTGATATGGTGAATCTCAAAGGTGCCATCCAGAGTTATCAAAATGATTACAGTCGGTTCCCCAGCGCACGAGGTGCGGCGGCTAATCTGAAGGGGGGCGATCTCACTTTTCATCTGCCCATCGGGCGCAAACATGCTGACGGTTCGCCGCAGGATGCCGGCGACTGGCCCAATCCGCCTCAGACCCCTGATAATAGTGTGGTGATGGCAATCCTCATGGCGATTGATCATGGGGCAAATAAAAATCACGGGCGAAACCCCAAGAAGACAACGTACCTCACCCCCAAGACCGCTGATGATGCTTATTCAGCCGGCGTGGGCCCCGACGGCGTATTTCGGGATCCATTTGGAAACCCATATGTAATCTCGGTGGATCTCGCCGGCGACGGGAATGTGGCGGATTTATTTTACCGGGAAACCGGTGTTTCCAAAAGCGCATCCATCGGCTTGGTTCGCAATGTGAAAAATACGACCGAGGAAGAATATGTGCTGCGAGGTTCGGTGATGATTTGGTCGCCCGGTCCTGATCGACAAGTCAACTCCAAGGCGGCCGCATTGGACAAGGAAAATACCGACAACATTCTGGGTTGGCGTTAA
- a CDS encoding type II secretion system protein: protein MNLTTNSKRAFTLVEILVVITIIAALAAMTVALYSRVAGKTNESAIRTELEQIKLALQIYKETHGYFPPSDANDPANNQLHKHLSGMGVEKGKNLLPDLKPSQYDAAGNLVSPALGRTDSKQNERWKYNSRNPEHNRESYDLWVEIGETDKVRTISNWESN from the coding sequence ATGAACCTTACCACAAATTCTAAACGCGCTTTCACGCTAGTGGAAATCTTGGTGGTCATTACCATCATCGCTGCATTGGCAGCGATGACCGTGGCGCTCTATTCCCGCGTGGCGGGAAAAACTAACGAGAGCGCCATTCGCACGGAGCTGGAACAAATCAAACTTGCGCTACAGATTTATAAAGAAACGCACGGCTACTTCCCGCCCAGCGACGCGAACGATCCGGCCAATAATCAACTCCACAAACATCTGTCAGGAATGGGAGTGGAGAAGGGGAAAAATCTGTTGCCCGATCTGAAGCCCTCACAATATGACGCTGCAGGAAATTTGGTTTCGCCAGCGTTGGGTAGAACAGATTCAAAACAAAATGAACGCTGGAAATATAATTCACGCAACCCCGAGCACAATCGGGAAAGTTACGACCTCTGGGTAGAGATCGGTGAAACCGACAAAGTTCGCACCATCAGTAACTGGGAAAGCAATTAA
- a CDS encoding type II secretion system F family protein encodes MPLFNYIAIDKEGKQKEGTLEVGSQNEAIARIKEMGFYPTQVAEVKDAGGDDAIKKAAAKKGNKKGQISLALPTVNGKELTQFTRQLAVLIDAGLPLMRGMGTLAKSQGNPYFKGIINEIGLTIEGGSTFSEALAKHPKIFDKLYVNMVKAGEIGGVLEIALNRLSEFMEKSQSIKGKVKAAMFYPIAVMVVAVIIVGILMTFVIPKFKTIFTDMLGEGEGLPEFTELVLAISDAIKNNVFQVIGGVVAVFIVFKLIVNKTKLGRKAFDKFKLIMPILGDVVRKVAIARFSRTLGTLVSSGVPILQALNIVKETAGNVILTAAIEKVYDAVKEGETITKPLEASGVFPPMVISMIDIGEETGALPEMLVRIADVYEEEVDNAVTAMTSLLEPVMIVFLAVVVGSIVIAMFLPLIKMMDKLGQ; translated from the coding sequence ATGCCGTTGTTCAACTACATCGCCATCGATAAAGAGGGCAAGCAGAAGGAGGGCACCCTCGAGGTGGGCAGCCAAAACGAGGCTATTGCCCGTATTAAGGAGATGGGATTTTATCCCACTCAAGTGGCCGAGGTAAAAGATGCCGGAGGCGATGACGCCATCAAAAAGGCCGCCGCGAAGAAAGGTAATAAGAAAGGCCAAATTAGCCTTGCCCTCCCCACCGTTAATGGCAAGGAACTCACCCAATTCACCCGACAACTCGCGGTGCTCATTGATGCAGGATTGCCCTTGATGCGCGGAATGGGAACCTTGGCCAAATCGCAGGGCAATCCATATTTCAAGGGTATCATCAATGAAATCGGCCTCACCATTGAAGGGGGTTCTACTTTCTCTGAAGCGCTGGCCAAGCATCCGAAAATTTTTGATAAACTTTATGTCAACATGGTCAAGGCCGGTGAGATCGGGGGTGTGCTCGAAATCGCACTCAACCGCCTCTCGGAGTTCATGGAAAAGTCACAGTCCATTAAGGGGAAAGTGAAAGCCGCGATGTTCTACCCCATCGCAGTGATGGTGGTAGCGGTCATCATTGTGGGCATTTTGATGACCTTCGTCATTCCAAAGTTTAAAACTATTTTCACCGACATGCTGGGGGAGGGTGAAGGACTTCCTGAATTCACCGAGCTGGTGCTCGCAATTTCGGACGCGATTAAAAATAATGTCTTCCAAGTAATCGGCGGTGTGGTAGCCGTTTTTATCGTGTTTAAACTCATCGTCAACAAAACGAAACTCGGCCGCAAAGCTTTTGACAAGTTTAAGCTCATCATGCCCATTCTGGGCGACGTGGTGCGCAAAGTGGCCATCGCCCGCTTCAGCCGTACGCTCGGCACCCTCGTCTCCTCCGGTGTGCCCATCCTTCAGGCGCTCAACATTGTTAAAGAAACCGCCGGCAACGTCATCCTCACTGCAGCGATTGAAAAAGTTTATGACGCCGTAAAAGAAGGTGAAACCATCACCAAACCACTTGAAGCTTCTGGCGTATTTCCGCCGATGGTAATCAGCATGATTGACATTGGCGAGGAAACAGGAGCCTTGCCTGAGATGCTTGTTCGAATTGCAGACGTGTACGAAGAAGAGGTCGACAACGCGGTTACCGCCATGACCTCACTTCTGGAACCAGTGATGATCGTATTCCTGGCCGTTGTTGTGGGCTCAATCGTGATCGCGATGTTCCTGCCACTCATCAAGATGATGGACAAACTCGGCCAATAA
- a CDS encoding type II/IV secretion system protein has protein sequence MSNVITDSLLSLILERGMADEQDLEAVQGEHNLSGEAVSVLLAKEGLVDTPTQLELIAEYLGTDVLDLSEIEFTEDLVNLMPLDTAKQYQCVPIGLDGEVMHLSMVDPLNPTVLDELAFQLNRPLQVRVADPKQILHILEQKYSGEATFGDLIEEMGGFNMPEEEDDPDKITSLEILEEVGDDMPIVRFVNMVLYQSLKDSASDIHFEPFEDTYQIRMKVDGTMKILTPPPRELATAISSRLKIMANLNIAERRLPQDGRIATMIAGEELVFRMSTLPTQFGESVVLRLLDKNNTDILSLDVLKIPDSVHKSIIHCVEQPNGVFLVTGPTGSGKTTTLYAALRRLNSVDVKIITAEDPVEFPVEGIVQCQIQETMGMTFAKALKSFLRQDPDIILVGETRDLETASITIEAALTGHLVVTTLHTNSSTEAITRLMDMGVEPFLIASSVNGALAQRLVKTICPKCIVSTPITKDQRQMLQLNDEDIEGKEIKYGTGCDACNNSGYKGRCGLYEMLQMNDQTRELIANKVPALVLREKAIEFGMQTLRMDGLRVMFSGESTFEEVMKFT, from the coding sequence ATGTCTAATGTAATTACAGATTCACTGCTGTCGCTCATTCTCGAGCGGGGGATGGCTGATGAGCAGGATCTGGAGGCGGTACAGGGCGAGCACAATCTTTCAGGCGAGGCAGTTTCTGTGCTGTTGGCCAAGGAAGGGTTGGTGGATACGCCGACGCAACTGGAGTTGATCGCCGAATATCTGGGGACCGATGTGCTGGATCTTTCGGAAATTGAATTTACCGAAGATTTGGTGAACCTCATGCCGCTGGATACGGCCAAGCAATACCAGTGCGTTCCCATTGGGCTTGACGGGGAGGTCATGCATCTTTCGATGGTGGATCCGCTTAACCCGACAGTTTTGGATGAGTTGGCTTTTCAGTTGAATCGTCCGCTGCAAGTTCGGGTTGCTGATCCAAAACAGATTCTTCATATCCTCGAGCAAAAATATTCAGGCGAAGCCACCTTTGGTGACCTTATCGAAGAAATGGGCGGCTTTAATATGCCCGAAGAAGAGGATGACCCTGATAAAATTACGAGCCTGGAAATTCTCGAAGAAGTCGGTGACGACATGCCCATCGTTCGATTTGTGAACATGGTGCTCTATCAATCGCTGAAAGACAGCGCATCGGATATTCACTTCGAGCCATTTGAGGATACTTATCAAATCCGCATGAAAGTGGATGGCACCATGAAGATACTCACGCCGCCTCCGCGTGAATTGGCCACAGCGATCTCTTCGCGTCTCAAGATCATGGCAAACCTCAACATTGCCGAACGCCGGCTCCCGCAGGATGGTCGAATCGCCACGATGATCGCCGGCGAAGAGCTGGTTTTTCGCATGAGCACGTTGCCCACTCAGTTTGGCGAGTCGGTCGTGCTGCGTTTGCTCGATAAGAACAACACCGATATTCTTTCGCTTGATGTCTTAAAAATTCCTGATTCTGTTCACAAAAGCATCATTCATTGTGTAGAGCAACCCAACGGCGTGTTTCTCGTTACCGGCCCCACGGGGTCTGGGAAAACCACCACGCTCTACGCTGCTTTGCGCCGCCTCAATAGCGTGGATGTAAAAATCATTACCGCCGAGGATCCCGTCGAATTTCCGGTGGAAGGCATCGTGCAGTGCCAGATCCAGGAAACCATGGGGATGACGTTTGCCAAGGCACTCAAGAGCTTTCTGCGTCAGGATCCGGATATCATTCTCGTTGGCGAGACTCGTGACTTGGAAACCGCCTCCATCACCATCGAGGCTGCGCTCACCGGTCACCTGGTGGTCACCACTCTGCACACCAACAGTTCCACTGAAGCGATCACCCGCCTGATGGATATGGGCGTTGAACCCTTCCTGATTGCTTCCTCAGTGAACGGCGCTCTGGCCCAACGGTTGGTGAAAACCATTTGCCCCAAATGCATCGTGTCCACTCCCATCACCAAAGATCAGCGCCAAATGTTGCAACTCAATGATGAGGATATCGAGGGTAAAGAAATCAAATACGGCACCGGTTGCGATGCGTGTAACAACTCCGGCTATAAAGGCCGGTGTGGTTTATATGAAATGCTGCAAATGAACGACCAAACGCGCGAACTGATCGCCAACAAAGTGCCCGCCCTTGTATTGCGCGAAAAGGCCATTGAGTTCGGGATGCAGACCTTGCGAATGGATGGATTGCGGGTTATGTTTTCTGGAGAGTCAACCTTCGAGGAGGTTATGAAGTTCACCTGA
- a CDS encoding PilT/PilU family type 4a pilus ATPase — MPDLLKLMVDSGSADLHVRVGIPPCYRDSGVLKRVEGPDCEPEDVEYLVKSIASDDQIQQIRTQGGADFGFAFGTKARFRVSSFKERGNMALVLRQIPNDLLTIDQIGLDQGLVDKLLATPRGMILVTGPTGSGKSTTLASMLNIINETDDECHMITIEDPIEFYHPHKKAVTTQREVHVDVPSFAEALRRALRQDPEVILVGELRDLETIEMAVSAAETGHLVFGTLHTTGAAKTVDRIVNAFPMQQQETIRIQLSTVLACVISQILCKRIPKGRVAIHDIMVMTPSISALIRDNKTFRIPSDQQTGQKYGMVTLDDGLFGYYGKGVVSREDCVNKAQDYTGMMLRLKEWDEQQAALQAEQLAAGGAQPPPAG; from the coding sequence ATGCCCGATTTGCTGAAGCTTATGGTGGACAGCGGCTCGGCTGATTTGCATGTGCGCGTAGGTATCCCGCCATGCTATCGCGATAGTGGGGTGCTAAAGCGCGTAGAAGGTCCTGATTGCGAGCCGGAAGATGTTGAGTATCTGGTGAAGTCGATTGCTTCAGATGATCAGATCCAGCAAATCCGAACTCAAGGCGGCGCGGACTTTGGGTTCGCCTTCGGCACCAAAGCGCGCTTTCGAGTCAGTTCCTTTAAAGAGCGCGGCAATATGGCGCTGGTGCTCCGGCAGATTCCCAACGATCTACTCACCATCGATCAAATCGGCCTCGACCAAGGCTTGGTTGATAAACTGCTCGCTACTCCGCGTGGCATGATTCTAGTCACCGGCCCCACTGGTTCCGGCAAATCCACCACACTCGCTTCGATGTTGAACATCATCAACGAAACGGATGATGAGTGCCATATGATCACGATTGAGGATCCCATTGAGTTTTACCATCCCCACAAAAAAGCGGTGACCACCCAGCGTGAAGTACATGTGGATGTGCCAAGCTTTGCCGAGGCACTCCGGCGTGCCTTGCGGCAGGATCCGGAAGTGATTCTGGTGGGCGAGCTTCGCGATTTGGAAACTATTGAGATGGCGGTGTCCGCTGCCGAGACCGGCCACTTGGTATTCGGCACTCTTCACACCACCGGCGCGGCCAAAACGGTAGATCGAATTGTAAACGCCTTTCCGATGCAACAGCAGGAGACCATTCGCATTCAGCTTTCCACCGTGTTGGCGTGCGTGATTTCTCAAATTCTTTGCAAACGGATCCCCAAAGGGCGCGTGGCCATTCACGATATCATGGTGATGACCCCCTCCATCTCGGCGCTTATCCGCGATAATAAAACATTCCGGATTCCGTCCGACCAACAAACCGGCCAGAAATACGGAATGGTCACATTGGATGACGGGTTGTTCGGTTATTATGGAAAAGGCGTTGTCTCCCGTGAAGATTGCGTCAACAAAGCTCAAGATTATACCGGCATGATGTTGCGGCTCAAGGAATGGGATGAACAGCAGGCCGCGTTGCAAGCTGAACAACTTGCCGCGGGCGGGGCTCAACCGCCCCCGGCGGGATAA
- a CDS encoding type II/IV secretion system protein: MAVKDDYLVDTLMNMGLVDNAQLDSARPAAESAGAGLVDTLVIQKIINIDQITQARAMQFGCDQIDLREVRPRDDLLRAIPRHIARRYQVVPVEVAGTELTVALSDPGDIDVTDGLTRMVEFSNIIFKVASEPQIRAAIDRFYGSADEAVERIVQELSQTQVDLDQVQAEGGAAADGAGFEVEDDSDAPLVKMVSLIIQEGFKMGCSDVHIEPFEERMRIRYRVDGVLREGNAPPQRVGAPIVSRLKIESGMNIAEKRTPQDGRYQQVIDGRVIDFRVSCLPTIYGESIVMRILDKGGLNLGLDQLGFMRDDQEVFERNAQMPDGIMLVTGPTGSGKTTTLYSCLNLLNTPNIKIITVEDPVEYILSGINQCQVNVAAGMTFSAALRAMLRQAPNIIMLGEIRDSETGTIAVNASLTGHFVFSTLHTNDAPGAITRMVDMGVKPFLVAAATRCIIAQRLVRRICPKCIIPHKLTEGEIKALRLTPEQLETAMPMMGAGCKACDGGGYKGRFGIFEVLEIDDTLQRMIIDEKPVADVRDYAIKNDLMKTLRMDGITKVLSGMTTVEEVVRTTTSDEI; this comes from the coding sequence GGGGCGGGACTGGTCGATACGTTGGTAATTCAGAAAATCATCAACATCGACCAAATCACGCAGGCGCGCGCAATGCAGTTTGGGTGCGATCAAATTGACCTGCGCGAAGTGCGCCCGCGCGATGATTTGCTGCGGGCCATTCCCCGGCATATTGCCCGGCGTTATCAGGTGGTGCCGGTGGAGGTGGCTGGCACAGAACTGACAGTGGCACTTTCTGACCCTGGTGACATTGATGTGACCGATGGCCTCACGCGGATGGTCGAATTTTCAAACATCATTTTCAAGGTGGCCAGCGAACCACAAATTCGTGCGGCGATTGATCGCTTTTATGGTTCGGCGGACGAAGCGGTGGAACGGATCGTGCAGGAGCTTTCGCAAACGCAGGTGGACCTTGATCAAGTGCAGGCCGAAGGCGGTGCGGCGGCGGATGGTGCGGGTTTTGAGGTGGAGGATGATTCCGATGCTCCGCTGGTCAAGATGGTGAGCCTAATCATTCAGGAGGGTTTTAAAATGGGCTGCTCGGATGTACATATTGAACCGTTTGAAGAACGTATGCGGATTCGTTATCGTGTGGATGGCGTATTGCGGGAAGGCAACGCCCCGCCACAGCGCGTGGGGGCGCCTATTGTGAGTCGGCTGAAAATCGAATCCGGCATGAACATTGCCGAGAAACGTACACCGCAGGACGGCCGTTATCAGCAGGTGATTGATGGCCGGGTGATCGATTTTCGTGTGAGCTGCCTTCCCACAATTTACGGTGAAAGCATTGTGATGCGTATTTTAGACAAAGGCGGCCTGAACCTCGGCCTCGATCAACTGGGCTTCATGCGGGATGATCAGGAAGTGTTTGAACGGAACGCGCAAATGCCTGATGGAATTATGCTCGTTACCGGCCCCACTGGCTCGGGCAAAACCACCACGCTCTACTCGTGCCTCAACCTCCTCAACACGCCCAATATAAAAATCATCACCGTGGAGGATCCAGTGGAGTATATTCTCTCCGGCATTAACCAATGCCAAGTGAACGTGGCGGCGGGCATGACGTTTTCCGCCGCCTTGCGCGCGATGCTGCGTCAAGCGCCCAACATCATCATGCTCGGGGAGATTCGGGATTCGGAAACGGGCACCATTGCTGTGAATGCTTCGCTTACCGGTCACTTTGTGTTTTCAACGTTGCATACGAACGATGCTCCCGGCGCGATTACTCGGATGGTGGATATGGGGGTGAAGCCCTTTTTGGTTGCCGCCGCCACGCGTTGCATCATCGCACAACGACTGGTGCGGCGGATTTGCCCGAAATGTATTATCCCGCACAAACTCACCGAGGGTGAAATCAAGGCCTTGCGGCTCACGCCCGAACAGTTGGAAACGGCGATGCCCATGATGGGGGCCGGGTGCAAGGCTTGTGATGGTGGCGGGTACAAAGGTCGATTTGGGATTTTTGAAGTATTAGAAATCGACGACACCTTGCAACGAATGATCATCGATGAGAAACCGGTGGCCGATGTGCGTGATTACGCTATCAAAAATGACTTGATGAAAACGCTCCGAATGGATGGCATCACTAAGGTGCTCTCCGGAATGACAACGGTGGAGGAAGTAGTTCGCACCACCACTTCAGACGAAATTTAA